One stretch of Phoenix dactylifera cultivar Barhee BC4 unplaced genomic scaffold, palm_55x_up_171113_PBpolish2nd_filt_p 000638F, whole genome shotgun sequence DNA includes these proteins:
- the LOC103711177 gene encoding glyceraldehyde-3-phosphate dehydrogenase GAPCP2, chloroplastic-like gives MAFSMLLRSATPLTGGWRDCFPSDFDARAPESFKISCMRIPSSAQIRSSIFGSVLSSVESSSSQKPSARGIQPIKATATEAPPVVPRSSAGAKTKIGINGFGRIGRLVLRIATARDDIEVVALNDPFIDAKYMAYMFKYDSTHGIFKGTIKVVDESTLEINGKKIAVTSKRDPAEIPWGDFGAEYVVESSGVFTTTDKASTHFKGGARKVVISAPSADAPMFVVGVNEKAYKPDMNIVSNASCTTNCLAPLAKVVHEEFGIVEGLMTTVHATTATQKTVDGPSMKDWRGGRGAGQNIIPSSTGAAKAVGKVLPELNGKLTGMAFRVPTPNVSVVDLTCRLEKSASYDDVKAAIKFASEGPLKGILGYTDEDVVSNDFVGDSRSSIFDAKAGIGLSASFMKLVSWYDNEWGYSNRVLDLIEHMALVSARY, from the exons ATGGCGTTCTCGATGCTCCTCCGATCTGCGACGCCTTTGACCGGTGGATGGCGCGACTGCTTCCCTTCCGATTTCGACGCTCGGGCTCCTGAGTCGTTCAAG ATATCTTGCATGAGAATTCCAAGTTCAGCACAGATCCGTTCGAGTATTTTTGGTTCCGTTCTTTCCTCGGTGGAATCATCCTCGTCACA gAAACCTAGTGCTCGGGGCATTCAGCCAATTAAAGCTACAGCTACTGAGGCCCCCCCTGTGGTTCCAA GATCGTCAGCTGGTGCAAAAACAAAGATTGGCATAAATG GCTTTGGGCGGATTGGAAGGCTAGTCTTGCGCATAGCAACTGCTAGAGATGATATTGAAGTAGTAGCACTTAATGATCCTTTCATTGATGCCAAATACATG GCATATATGTTTAAGTATGACTCGACACATGGTATATTCAAGGGAACCATTAAGGTTGTGGATGAGTCTACATTAGAAATCAATGGGAAAAAAATTGCAGTCACGAGCAAAAG AGATCCAGCAGAGATTCCGTGGGGTGATTTTGGAGCAGAATATGTTGTTGAATCTTCTGGTGTTTTTACGACAACAGATAAGGCTTCAACTCACTTTAAG GGTGGTGCCAGAAAGGTGGTAATATCAGCTCCATCTGCTGATGCTCCTATGTTCGTGGTTGGAGTAAATGAGAAGGCATATAAACCAGACATGAATATTGTTTCTAATGCTAGCTGTACAACCAACTGTCTTGCTCCTCTAGCCAAG GTTGTCCATGAAGAATTTGGTATTGTTGAAGGCCTTATGACAACTGTCCATGCGACAACAG CAACACAGAAGACTGTTGATGGTCCATCAATGAAAGATTGGCGAGGAGGGCGTGGAGCTGGTCAAAACATCATCCCCAGTTCAACAGGTGCAGCAAAG GCTGTTGGGAAAGTTCTTCCAGAGCTCAATGGGAAACTTACTGGGATGGCTTTCCGGGTTCCAACACCAAATGTTTCAGTTGTGGACCTGACTTGTCGGCTTGAGAAAAGTGCTTCATACGATGATGTCAAAGCTGCTATTAA GTTTGCATCAGAGGGCCCACTGAAAGGCATACTTGGTTACACTGATGAGGATGTTGTTTCAAATGATTTTGTTGGTGACTCGAG GTCTAGCATATTTGATGCAAAGGCTGGTATTGGATTAAGTGCTTCCTTTATGAAGCTCGTCTCCTGGTATGACAATGAATGGGGCTACAG CAACCGAGTGCTAGACTTGATTGAGCACATGGCCCTGGTCAGTGCCCGCTACTGA